Proteins from one Mycobacterium sp. SMC-2 genomic window:
- a CDS encoding dihydrodipicolinate reductase — protein sequence MSSPSKLRVIQWATGGVGKAAIACVLNHPQLELAGCWVHSAEKNGVDVGRILGIQDLGVTATSSIDDILALDADCVVYSPLVPNDDEVIAILRSGKNVVTPVGWVYPDPGNARHQAVADAAVRGGVTLHGSGIHPGGITERFPLMLSSLSSAVTHIRAEEFSDIRTYNAPDVVRYIMGFGGTPEEAMQGPMAGLLDAGFKQSVRMIADHMGFRIDPNIRTIQDVAVATADIDYAPFPITTGKVAARRFRWQALVGGEPVITAAVNWLMGEENLEPAWNFGGRGERFEVEITGDPTVSLTFKGLQPETIAQGLVKNPGVVATANHCVNAIPDVCAAGPGIKTYLDLPLFAGRPAAGLAAT from the coding sequence ATGAGCAGTCCGTCCAAGCTCCGCGTCATCCAATGGGCGACCGGGGGCGTCGGCAAAGCGGCCATCGCGTGCGTCCTGAATCATCCCCAATTGGAGCTGGCCGGCTGTTGGGTGCACAGCGCCGAGAAGAACGGCGTCGACGTCGGTCGGATCCTCGGAATCCAGGACCTCGGTGTCACCGCCACTTCCAGCATCGACGACATCCTGGCGCTGGACGCCGACTGTGTCGTGTACAGCCCGCTGGTGCCCAACGATGACGAGGTCATCGCGATCCTGCGATCCGGTAAGAACGTTGTCACCCCCGTCGGCTGGGTATACCCCGACCCCGGCAACGCGCGGCACCAGGCCGTCGCCGACGCCGCTGTCCGAGGCGGGGTGACCCTGCACGGTTCGGGGATCCACCCCGGGGGCATCACGGAACGATTCCCGCTGATGCTGTCGTCGCTTTCGTCGGCCGTGACCCACATCCGGGCGGAGGAGTTCTCCGACATCCGCACCTACAACGCCCCGGACGTGGTGCGCTACATCATGGGCTTCGGCGGCACCCCTGAGGAAGCCATGCAGGGGCCCATGGCCGGACTGCTGGACGCGGGCTTCAAGCAGTCGGTGCGAATGATCGCCGACCACATGGGTTTTCGGATCGACCCCAACATCCGGACCATCCAGGACGTCGCGGTGGCGACCGCCGACATCGACTATGCGCCGTTCCCGATCACGACGGGCAAGGTCGCCGCCCGGCGGTTCCGCTGGCAGGCCCTCGTGGGCGGCGAACCGGTCATCACCGCGGCGGTCAACTGGTTGATGGGTGAGGAAAACCTGGAGCCGGCCTGGAATTTCGGTGGGCGCGGGGAGCGCTTCGAGGTCGAGATCACCGGTGATCCCACCGTGAGCCTGACCTTCAAGGGTCTGCAGCCCGAGACGATCGCCCAAGGGCTGGTGAAGAATCCGGGCGTGGTGGCCACGGCCAACCACTGCGTCAACGCCATCCCCGACGTCTGCGCCGCCGGGCCCGGCATCAAGACCTACCTCGACCTCCCCTTGTTCGCCGGGCGCCCGGCCGCCGGCCTCGCCGCGACATGA
- a CDS encoding SDR family NAD(P)-dependent oxidoreductase, which produces MTYSHPSSMRGHVAIVTGAAQGVGKGVAAALLERGAAVLLVDIQDELLGATTAELSSIGRVEKLTADLRDPASARRIVTATVDAFGAVHGLVNNAIATNEPKAFVDITTEDFALGHEVGPRASFLLMQAVHPVMVEAGGGSIVNLGSGTGTGGEPKWGGYAAAKEAIRGLSKVAALEWGRDNIRVNVICPFAESDGVKFWKSFAPKEYEKAVGRVPMKRIGDVRTDVGALVAFLLGTDATFITGQTIHVDGGIGCFR; this is translated from the coding sequence ATGACCTACAGCCACCCGTCCTCGATGCGCGGCCACGTCGCGATCGTCACCGGCGCCGCCCAGGGCGTGGGCAAGGGCGTCGCCGCCGCGCTGCTGGAACGCGGTGCGGCGGTGCTGCTGGTCGACATCCAGGACGAGTTGCTGGGGGCGACGACCGCCGAGCTGTCCTCGATAGGACGCGTCGAGAAGCTGACCGCCGACCTGCGCGACCCGGCCAGCGCCCGGCGCATCGTGACGGCCACGGTCGACGCCTTCGGTGCGGTGCACGGCCTGGTCAACAACGCGATCGCCACCAACGAGCCCAAGGCGTTCGTCGACATCACGACGGAGGATTTCGCGCTCGGTCACGAGGTGGGCCCGCGGGCGAGCTTTCTGCTCATGCAAGCCGTGCACCCGGTGATGGTCGAGGCGGGCGGCGGGTCGATCGTCAACCTCGGATCGGGGACGGGCACGGGCGGCGAACCCAAGTGGGGCGGTTACGCCGCCGCCAAGGAGGCGATCCGGGGCCTGTCGAAGGTCGCCGCGCTGGAGTGGGGGCGCGACAACATCCGCGTCAACGTCATCTGCCCGTTCGCCGAGTCGGACGGCGTCAAGTTCTGGAAATCGTTCGCGCCCAAGGAGTACGAGAAGGCCGTGGGACGGGTGCCGATGAAACGGATCGGCGATGTCCGCACCGATGTGGGCGCGCTGGTGGCGTTCCTGCTCGGCACCGACGCGACGTTCATCACCGGGCAGACCATTCACGTCGACGGTGGGATCGGCTGCTTCCGGTGA
- a CDS encoding TetR/AcrR family transcriptional regulator, producing the protein MTSPTRGESLRDRQRAQIRADIRRAAFRLFVERGYDAVTTEEIAAAAGVSPRTFFRHVPTKEELLLGPVRHGGAAIVNLLEQRPASEAPDVALINAIVTRTRSFDQADTDEWRKALLVAPDFLRKVTVHTPADKERAAKLIGERMGVNPDVDIRPGLLVQLAFAAADFGFQQWVRQSGRPWPLDRYVTEALEAVKSPHWKRKHS; encoded by the coding sequence GTGACCTCTCCGACCAGAGGCGAGTCGCTGCGCGATCGGCAGCGCGCACAGATTCGGGCAGACATCAGGCGCGCCGCGTTCCGGCTCTTCGTCGAACGCGGATACGACGCCGTGACAACGGAGGAGATTGCCGCCGCCGCAGGAGTTTCGCCGCGCACCTTCTTCCGGCACGTGCCGACGAAGGAAGAGCTGTTGCTCGGGCCCGTTCGCCATGGCGGCGCCGCGATCGTCAACCTGCTCGAGCAGCGGCCCGCCAGCGAGGCGCCGGACGTCGCGCTGATCAACGCCATCGTCACGCGCACCCGATCGTTCGACCAGGCCGACACCGACGAGTGGCGGAAAGCGCTGCTGGTGGCCCCCGATTTCCTCCGTAAAGTCACCGTGCACACGCCCGCCGACAAAGAGCGGGCGGCCAAGCTGATCGGCGAGCGCATGGGCGTGAACCCCGACGTCGACATCCGCCCCGGGCTGCTGGTCCAACTCGCCTTCGCGGCAGCCGATTTCGGCTTCCAGCAATGGGTGCGCCAGTCCGGCCGACCGTGGCCGCTGGACCGGTATGTCACCGAGGCCCTCGAAGCGGTCAAGAGCCCGCACTGGAAACGGAAGCACAGCTGA
- a CDS encoding D-2-hydroxyacid dehydrogenase family protein: MADRTPRVAILDDYAGVALRLADWSPVQTRSRITVFDRHLAEEEAADALRPFDVICTLRERMALPRTLLERLPNLKLITIVGRRLPNLDMAAATERGILVAHTDFAHPRFRSVHDATPEFAWGLLIATVRNLAEEHRRMRDGAWQTTTGLTLSGKTLGLLGLGRVGKRMAEYARVFNMEVLAWSQNLSADAAAAAGARRVEKAVLFAESDVVSIHVVLSERTRGLVGETELALMKPHAYLINTSRGPIVDEAAMITALEAGRIAGAGLDVYDVEPLAPDHPLRLLPNVTLSPHLGYVTREMLGAFYADTVEAVTAWLDGAPVRISNPEASRG; this comes from the coding sequence ATGGCGGACCGCACGCCCCGGGTGGCGATCCTCGACGACTACGCCGGCGTGGCCCTGCGGCTGGCCGACTGGTCGCCGGTGCAAACACGTTCCCGCATTACCGTTTTCGATCGGCACCTCGCCGAGGAAGAGGCCGCCGACGCGCTGCGGCCCTTCGACGTGATCTGCACGCTGCGCGAGCGGATGGCACTGCCGCGGACGCTGCTGGAACGGCTGCCGAACCTGAAGCTGATCACCATCGTCGGCAGAAGACTGCCCAACCTGGACATGGCCGCGGCCACCGAGCGGGGGATCCTGGTCGCGCATACCGACTTCGCTCACCCGCGTTTTCGCTCCGTGCACGACGCCACCCCCGAATTCGCCTGGGGCTTGCTGATCGCCACGGTGCGCAACCTGGCCGAGGAACACCGACGGATGCGAGACGGCGCCTGGCAGACGACGACGGGCCTCACGCTGTCCGGTAAGACGCTCGGGCTGCTCGGCCTCGGCCGGGTGGGCAAGCGGATGGCCGAATACGCGCGGGTTTTCAACATGGAAGTCCTTGCGTGGAGCCAAAACCTCTCGGCGGACGCCGCCGCGGCGGCCGGTGCGCGCCGGGTCGAGAAGGCGGTGCTGTTCGCCGAGTCCGACGTCGTCTCCATTCACGTGGTGCTCTCGGAACGCACGCGAGGGCTGGTCGGCGAAACCGAGCTCGCCCTGATGAAGCCGCACGCCTACCTGATCAACACGTCGCGGGGCCCGATCGTCGACGAGGCCGCCATGATCACCGCGCTCGAAGCCGGACGCATCGCCGGCGCGGGGCTCGACGTCTACGATGTCGAACCGCTGGCGCCCGATCACCCTTTGCGGCTGCTGCCCAATGTGACCCTGTCTCCCCACCTTGGCTACGTCACCCGCGAAATGCTCGGCGCCTTCTACGCGGACACCGTGGAGGCGGTGACCGCCTGGCTGGACGGGGCCCCGGTGCGGATTTCCAACCCCGAGGCATCGCGGGGTTGA
- a CDS encoding PfkB family carbohydrate kinase, producing MSVVVVGQIARDLVLRADGPPTPGKSTAILQRNELLGGKGDNLLTSGPDLVALAVPDVGDLLVWKGGSELFEFADVDVVDPTGAGDAFVAALIAALRDGASPPQAGRRASAAASATVQRLGGRPDLSGLTA from the coding sequence ATGAGTGTTGTGGTCGTCGGCCAGATCGCGCGCGACCTGGTCCTGCGTGCCGACGGGCCGCCGACGCCGGGCAAGTCCACCGCAATCCTGCAGCGCAACGAGCTGCTCGGCGGCAAGGGCGACAACCTGCTGACCTCCGGTCCCGACCTGGTCGCCCTGGCGGTCCCCGATGTCGGCGATCTGTTGGTTTGGAAGGGCGGCAGCGAGCTGTTCGAATTCGCCGACGTGGACGTGGTGGACCCGACCGGCGCCGGCGACGCCTTCGTGGCCGCGCTCATCGCCGCCTTGCGGGACGGCGCGTCACCACCGCAGGCGGGCAGGCGCGCGTCGGCCGCCGCCAGCGCCACGGTGCAGCGCCTCGGCGGGCGCCCAGACCTGAGCGGGCTCACGGCGTGA
- a CDS encoding CoA ester lyase, translating into MTHLLRRSELAVPASNDNMFDKAAGCGADLVFLDLEDAVPAAVKEESRAKAIGALNDLDWGRTARAVRINGLDTRWCHDDLIEVVTKAGKNLDTVIIPKARRARDVWWADVLLTQLESKLVLDKRIRLEVLIEEVEGLANAEEIAVASPRLDALIFGVGDFSLSQGARVDTNFVPLGEYPGDFWHYARNKVIVAARIAGIDAIDAPYPDYRDLPGYERDARRAALLGYTGKWAIHPDQVPVANRVYAPTADEIARAETNLAAYRAAEAQGRGAVGVNGVLVDAAHVKMAEETLARAALIDGGAPAVTP; encoded by the coding sequence ATGACACATCTTCTTCGCCGCTCCGAGCTGGCGGTGCCCGCGAGCAACGACAACATGTTCGACAAGGCGGCCGGCTGCGGCGCCGACCTGGTGTTCCTCGACCTCGAGGACGCGGTGCCCGCCGCGGTCAAGGAGGAATCGCGCGCCAAGGCGATCGGCGCGCTCAACGACCTCGACTGGGGGCGCACCGCGCGTGCGGTGCGGATCAACGGCCTGGACACCCGGTGGTGTCACGACGACCTGATCGAGGTGGTGACCAAGGCCGGTAAAAACCTGGACACCGTCATCATCCCGAAGGCCCGCCGGGCCCGTGACGTCTGGTGGGCCGACGTGCTGCTTACCCAACTTGAGTCAAAGCTGGTGCTGGACAAGCGGATTCGGCTCGAAGTGCTCATCGAGGAGGTCGAGGGGCTGGCCAACGCCGAAGAGATCGCCGTGGCCAGCCCCCGGCTGGACGCCCTCATCTTCGGAGTGGGTGACTTCTCCCTGTCGCAGGGCGCGCGGGTGGACACGAACTTCGTCCCGCTCGGCGAATACCCGGGCGATTTCTGGCATTACGCGCGCAACAAGGTGATCGTGGCCGCGCGGATCGCCGGCATCGACGCCATCGACGCGCCGTACCCCGATTACCGGGACCTGCCGGGGTACGAGCGCGACGCCCGGCGGGCCGCGCTGCTGGGCTACACCGGCAAATGGGCGATTCACCCCGACCAAGTCCCGGTCGCAAACCGGGTCTACGCGCCGACCGCCGACGAAATCGCCCGCGCCGAAACCAATCTCGCCGCTTATCGCGCGGCCGAGGCGCAGGGTCGCGGCGCGGTGGGGGTGAATGGCGTGCTGGTCGATGCCGCGCACGTGAAGATGGCGGAGGAGACGCTGGCCCGTGCCGCGCTGATCGACGGGGGCGCGCCCGCGGTCACGCCGTGA
- a CDS encoding CaiB/BaiF CoA-transferase family protein: protein MLDGLRVLDLATLAAAPLVATYLGEFGADVIKVEEPTRGDPIRGWGNQRDGVGLMWKSISRNKRSITLDLRSAEGQELVRRLVEHADVAIFNTRPQTLRKWGLDYESLRAVNDRLVMLHITGYGLSGPKSERPGFGTLGEAMSGFAHITGQAGGPPTLPPFMLADGVASLNAAYAVLMALYHRDVHGGPGQLIDVNLIDPLARLLEQTLLGYDQLGLVPERSGNRWDISAPRNTYRTADGRWLAMSGSSPTLALRVFRAIGRDDLLHDADFTDPQRRLARAREVDEVVADWVRTKTLSEAMAVFDAHEVAAAPVYDIRDLVADEQLAHREVFVAVEDPQLGPMTVQAPVPRFSSVSGTVGHLGPRLGEHNAEVYGELLGMTAAEIDDLRTRGVL, encoded by the coding sequence GTGCTTGACGGCCTACGGGTGCTCGACCTCGCCACCCTGGCCGCCGCCCCGCTGGTGGCGACCTATCTGGGTGAGTTCGGTGCCGACGTGATCAAGGTCGAAGAGCCGACGCGCGGCGACCCGATCCGGGGCTGGGGCAACCAGCGCGACGGCGTGGGACTGATGTGGAAGTCGATCTCGCGCAACAAGCGATCCATCACGCTGGACCTGCGCAGCGCGGAGGGGCAGGAGTTGGTGCGCAGGCTGGTGGAGCACGCCGACGTCGCCATCTTCAACACCCGGCCCCAGACGTTGCGCAAATGGGGCCTCGACTATGAGAGCCTGCGCGCGGTGAACGACCGGCTGGTGATGCTGCACATCACCGGCTACGGGCTGAGCGGACCCAAGAGCGAGCGACCGGGTTTCGGCACGCTGGGGGAGGCGATGAGCGGATTCGCGCACATCACCGGCCAGGCCGGCGGGCCGCCCACGCTGCCGCCCTTCATGCTGGCCGACGGCGTCGCGTCGCTGAACGCCGCCTACGCGGTCCTGATGGCGCTGTATCACCGCGACGTGCACGGCGGTCCCGGACAGCTGATAGACGTCAACCTGATCGACCCACTGGCCCGGCTGCTGGAACAGACCCTGCTGGGCTACGACCAGCTGGGGCTGGTGCCCGAACGGTCGGGAAACCGGTGGGACATCTCGGCGCCGCGCAACACCTATCGCACCGCGGACGGGCGGTGGCTGGCCATGTCCGGCAGTTCGCCTACGTTGGCGCTGCGGGTGTTCCGCGCCATCGGCCGCGACGACCTGTTGCACGACGCCGACTTCACCGACCCGCAGCGGCGCCTGGCACGGGCCCGCGAGGTCGACGAGGTGGTCGCCGATTGGGTTAGGACCAAAACACTTTCGGAGGCGATGGCGGTCTTCGACGCCCACGAGGTGGCCGCGGCCCCGGTTTATGACATCCGCGACCTGGTCGCCGACGAGCAACTCGCGCACCGGGAGGTGTTCGTTGCGGTCGAGGACCCACAGCTCGGGCCGATGACGGTGCAGGCCCCCGTCCCGCGTTTCTCTTCGGTCTCCGGCACGGTCGGGCACCTGGGGCCGCGCCTGGGCGAGCACAACGCCGAGGTGTACGGGGAGTTGCTCGGCATGACCGCGGCGGAGATCGATGACCTGCGCACGCGTGGCGTGCTGTGA